The Nerophis lumbriciformis linkage group LG34, RoL_Nlum_v2.1, whole genome shotgun sequence genome includes a window with the following:
- the tmem181 gene encoding transmembrane protein 181 isoform X3: MIAFTGPKILSEQMHNGDQFLAKNVSVKTGPFNLNSPPLTTYHQQLWLTCVMQAEHNNVVDFQQPFEINVELKGVMQDASVTSINSVHRKSRTLHCGEKCDEIIVLHLGFLNYNQYQVKVGFKGLENITYNLRVNFVWKTYNPTFSQVEIWFRFVFVVLTFTVTCLFAHSLRKFSMRDWGIEQKWMAILLPLLLLYNDPFFPLSFLVNSWVPGMLDTFFQALFLCALLLFWLCVYHGIRVQGERRCLTFYLLKLVIVGLLWLSAVTLGIWQTVNELQDPTYQYKVDIHNFQGMKVFFLLVVILYVLYLIFLIVRACSELKNMPYSDLRLKFLTALTSVVLAISLVILYLRFGAKALQDNFVAELSTHYQNSAEFLSFYGLLNFYLYTLAFVYSPSNNALYDSQLKDNPAFSMLNDSDDDVIYGSDFEEMPLQNGRAIKAAANFQDESDSD; encoded by the exons ATGATCGCTTTTACAG GTCCCAAGATTCTTTCCGAGCAGATGCACAATGGGGATCAGTTCCTTGCCAAGAACGTCTCCGTTAAG ACTGGACCTTTCAATTTAAACTCCCCGCCTCTAACCACCTATCATCAGCAGTTGTGGCTCACTTGTGTGATGCAGGCTGAACACAATAACG TGGTCGACTTCCAGCAGCCTTTCGAGATCAATGTGGAGCTAAAGGGCGTGATGCAGGACGCCAGCGTGACGTCCATCAACAGCGTACACCGCAAATCAAGAACGTTACACTGCGGCGAGAAATGCGACGAGATTATTGTGCTTCATCTAGGCTTCTTAAACTACAACCAGTACCAGGTCAAGGTGGGCTTCAAGGGCCTTGAAAACATCACTTACAATCTTAGGGTCAATTTTGTG TGGAAAACCTACAATCCTACCTTTTCCCAAGTGGAGATCTGGTTCCGCTTTGTCTTTGTGGTGTTGACATTTACGGTTACG TGTCTCTTCGCGCACTCCTTGAGAAAGTTTTCCATGAGGGACTGGGGCATTGAGCAGAAGTGGATGGCCATCTTGCTGCCTCTGCTGCTGCTTTATAATG ATCCATTTTTTCCACTCTCCTTCCTGGTGAACAGCTGGGTTCCAGGGATGCTAGATACCTTCTTTCAAGCCCTTTTCCTATGCGCCCTGCTGCTCTTCTGGCTCTGTGTCTACCACGGCATCCGGGTGCAG GGCGAGAGGAGATGTCTCACCTTCTACCTGCTGAAGCTGGTCATTGTGGGCCTTCTGTGGCTCTCAGCCGTCACGTTGGGCATATGGCAGAC GGTCAATGAACTCCAAGACCCCACCTACCAGTATAAAGTGGACATACACAACTTTCAG GGCATGAAGGTGTTTTTCCTGTTGGTGGTCATCCTGTACGTCCTGTATTTGATCTTCCTCATTGTCCGAGCTTGTTCAGAACTCAAGAACATGCCCTACTCAG ACCTGCGGCTAAAGTTCCTGACAGCGCTGACATCAGTGGTGCTCGCCATAAG CTTGGTCATTCTCTACTTGAGGTTTGGTGCCAAGGCCCTTCAGGACAACTTTGTGGCCGAGTTGTCCACCCACTATCAGAACT CAGCAGAGTTTTTGTCCTTTTACGGCCTCCTCAATTTCTACTTGTACACATTAGCATTTGTCTACTCTCCCTCCAACAATGCCCTTTATG ACTCCCAGCTGAAAGATAATCCTGCTTTCTCCATGCTGAACGACTCGGACGACGACGTAATCTACGG gagcgATTTTGAGGAAATGCCTTTACAAAACGGACGTGCAATtaaagcagccgccaacttccaGGACGAGAGCGACAGCGACTGA
- the tmem181 gene encoding transmembrane protein 181 isoform X2 — MDLLAPMRLYTLSKRHFVLVFVVFLACFGLTVLIGIAGPKILSEQMHNGDQFLAKNVSVKTGPFNLNSPPLTTYHQQLWLTCVMQAEHNNVVDFQQPFEINVELKGVMQDASVTSINSVHRKSRTLHCGEKCDEIIVLHLGFLNYNQYQVKVGFKGLENITYNLRVNFVWKTYNPTFSQVEIWFRFVFVVLTFTVTCLFAHSLRKFSMRDWGIEQKWMAILLPLLLLYNDPFFPLSFLVNSWVPGMLDTFFQALFLCALLLFWLCVYHGIRVQGERRCLTFYLLKLVIVGLLWLSAVTLGIWQTVNELQDPTYQYKVDIHNFQGMKVFFLLVVILYVLYLIFLIVRACSELKNMPYSDLRLKFLTALTSVVLAISLVILYLRFGAKALQDNFVAELSTHYQNSAEFLSFYGLLNFYLYTLAFVYSPSNNALYDSQLKDNPAFSMLNDSDDDVIYGSDFEEMPLQNGRAIKAAANFQDESDSD, encoded by the exons ATGGATTT ATTGGCGCCCATGCGTCTGTACACTCTGTCTAAAAGGCATTTTGTGTTGGTCTTCGTGGTGTTCCTTGCTTGTTTTGGACTCACAGTCTTGATTGGAATTGCAG GTCCCAAGATTCTTTCCGAGCAGATGCACAATGGGGATCAGTTCCTTGCCAAGAACGTCTCCGTTAAG ACTGGACCTTTCAATTTAAACTCCCCGCCTCTAACCACCTATCATCAGCAGTTGTGGCTCACTTGTGTGATGCAGGCTGAACACAATAACG TGGTCGACTTCCAGCAGCCTTTCGAGATCAATGTGGAGCTAAAGGGCGTGATGCAGGACGCCAGCGTGACGTCCATCAACAGCGTACACCGCAAATCAAGAACGTTACACTGCGGCGAGAAATGCGACGAGATTATTGTGCTTCATCTAGGCTTCTTAAACTACAACCAGTACCAGGTCAAGGTGGGCTTCAAGGGCCTTGAAAACATCACTTACAATCTTAGGGTCAATTTTGTG TGGAAAACCTACAATCCTACCTTTTCCCAAGTGGAGATCTGGTTCCGCTTTGTCTTTGTGGTGTTGACATTTACGGTTACG TGTCTCTTCGCGCACTCCTTGAGAAAGTTTTCCATGAGGGACTGGGGCATTGAGCAGAAGTGGATGGCCATCTTGCTGCCTCTGCTGCTGCTTTATAATG ATCCATTTTTTCCACTCTCCTTCCTGGTGAACAGCTGGGTTCCAGGGATGCTAGATACCTTCTTTCAAGCCCTTTTCCTATGCGCCCTGCTGCTCTTCTGGCTCTGTGTCTACCACGGCATCCGGGTGCAG GGCGAGAGGAGATGTCTCACCTTCTACCTGCTGAAGCTGGTCATTGTGGGCCTTCTGTGGCTCTCAGCCGTCACGTTGGGCATATGGCAGAC GGTCAATGAACTCCAAGACCCCACCTACCAGTATAAAGTGGACATACACAACTTTCAG GGCATGAAGGTGTTTTTCCTGTTGGTGGTCATCCTGTACGTCCTGTATTTGATCTTCCTCATTGTCCGAGCTTGTTCAGAACTCAAGAACATGCCCTACTCAG ACCTGCGGCTAAAGTTCCTGACAGCGCTGACATCAGTGGTGCTCGCCATAAG CTTGGTCATTCTCTACTTGAGGTTTGGTGCCAAGGCCCTTCAGGACAACTTTGTGGCCGAGTTGTCCACCCACTATCAGAACT CAGCAGAGTTTTTGTCCTTTTACGGCCTCCTCAATTTCTACTTGTACACATTAGCATTTGTCTACTCTCCCTCCAACAATGCCCTTTATG ACTCCCAGCTGAAAGATAATCCTGCTTTCTCCATGCTGAACGACTCGGACGACGACGTAATCTACGG gagcgATTTTGAGGAAATGCCTTTACAAAACGGACGTGCAATtaaagcagccgccaacttccaGGACGAGAGCGACAGCGACTGA
- the tmem181 gene encoding transmembrane protein 181 isoform X1, translating into MDAADYLENPLYSELKQFCRKVQEAYRELKEDLTPYRDDRFYRLAPMRLYTLSKRHFVLVFVVFLACFGLTVLIGIAGPKILSEQMHNGDQFLAKNVSVKTGPFNLNSPPLTTYHQQLWLTCVMQAEHNNVVDFQQPFEINVELKGVMQDASVTSINSVHRKSRTLHCGEKCDEIIVLHLGFLNYNQYQVKVGFKGLENITYNLRVNFVWKTYNPTFSQVEIWFRFVFVVLTFTVTCLFAHSLRKFSMRDWGIEQKWMAILLPLLLLYNDPFFPLSFLVNSWVPGMLDTFFQALFLCALLLFWLCVYHGIRVQGERRCLTFYLLKLVIVGLLWLSAVTLGIWQTVNELQDPTYQYKVDIHNFQGMKVFFLLVVILYVLYLIFLIVRACSELKNMPYSDLRLKFLTALTSVVLAISLVILYLRFGAKALQDNFVAELSTHYQNSAEFLSFYGLLNFYLYTLAFVYSPSNNALYDSQLKDNPAFSMLNDSDDDVIYGSDFEEMPLQNGRAIKAAANFQDESDSD; encoded by the exons ATGGACGCCGCTGACTACTTGGAAAATCCTCTTTACAGCGAGCTAAAACAATTCTGCCGGAAAGTACAGGAAGCTTACCGCGAGCTCAAAGAGGACCTGACACCTTACCGCGATGATCGCTTTTACAG ATTGGCGCCCATGCGTCTGTACACTCTGTCTAAAAGGCATTTTGTGTTGGTCTTCGTGGTGTTCCTTGCTTGTTTTGGACTCACAGTCTTGATTGGAATTGCAG GTCCCAAGATTCTTTCCGAGCAGATGCACAATGGGGATCAGTTCCTTGCCAAGAACGTCTCCGTTAAG ACTGGACCTTTCAATTTAAACTCCCCGCCTCTAACCACCTATCATCAGCAGTTGTGGCTCACTTGTGTGATGCAGGCTGAACACAATAACG TGGTCGACTTCCAGCAGCCTTTCGAGATCAATGTGGAGCTAAAGGGCGTGATGCAGGACGCCAGCGTGACGTCCATCAACAGCGTACACCGCAAATCAAGAACGTTACACTGCGGCGAGAAATGCGACGAGATTATTGTGCTTCATCTAGGCTTCTTAAACTACAACCAGTACCAGGTCAAGGTGGGCTTCAAGGGCCTTGAAAACATCACTTACAATCTTAGGGTCAATTTTGTG TGGAAAACCTACAATCCTACCTTTTCCCAAGTGGAGATCTGGTTCCGCTTTGTCTTTGTGGTGTTGACATTTACGGTTACG TGTCTCTTCGCGCACTCCTTGAGAAAGTTTTCCATGAGGGACTGGGGCATTGAGCAGAAGTGGATGGCCATCTTGCTGCCTCTGCTGCTGCTTTATAATG ATCCATTTTTTCCACTCTCCTTCCTGGTGAACAGCTGGGTTCCAGGGATGCTAGATACCTTCTTTCAAGCCCTTTTCCTATGCGCCCTGCTGCTCTTCTGGCTCTGTGTCTACCACGGCATCCGGGTGCAG GGCGAGAGGAGATGTCTCACCTTCTACCTGCTGAAGCTGGTCATTGTGGGCCTTCTGTGGCTCTCAGCCGTCACGTTGGGCATATGGCAGAC GGTCAATGAACTCCAAGACCCCACCTACCAGTATAAAGTGGACATACACAACTTTCAG GGCATGAAGGTGTTTTTCCTGTTGGTGGTCATCCTGTACGTCCTGTATTTGATCTTCCTCATTGTCCGAGCTTGTTCAGAACTCAAGAACATGCCCTACTCAG ACCTGCGGCTAAAGTTCCTGACAGCGCTGACATCAGTGGTGCTCGCCATAAG CTTGGTCATTCTCTACTTGAGGTTTGGTGCCAAGGCCCTTCAGGACAACTTTGTGGCCGAGTTGTCCACCCACTATCAGAACT CAGCAGAGTTTTTGTCCTTTTACGGCCTCCTCAATTTCTACTTGTACACATTAGCATTTGTCTACTCTCCCTCCAACAATGCCCTTTATG ACTCCCAGCTGAAAGATAATCCTGCTTTCTCCATGCTGAACGACTCGGACGACGACGTAATCTACGG gagcgATTTTGAGGAAATGCCTTTACAAAACGGACGTGCAATtaaagcagccgccaacttccaGGACGAGAGCGACAGCGACTGA
- the tulp4a gene encoding tubby-related protein 4a gives MFASVEHGPVLCSDSNILCLSWKGRVPKSEKEQPVCRKRYYEEGWLATGNGRGVVGVTFTSSHCKRDRPTPQRVNFNLRGHNSEVVLVRWNEPFQKLATCDTDGGIFVWIQYEGRWSVELVNDRGAQVSDFTWSHDGTQALISYRDGFVLVGSVSGQRHWSSEINLESQITCGIWTPDDQQVLFGTADGQVIVMDCHGRMLAHILLHESDGIVSMSWNYPSFLVEDSSESDTDSDDYPLQQVHSHKPLLTVSFTSGDISLMNNYDDLSPTLIRTGLKDVVVQWCSQGDLLSVAGMEKMLLSPDPSCPPPTRNAIVKFYNVRGEHIYSLETPAQRPITTLCWGHRDSRLFLACGPALYVVRVEHRVASLQLLCQQGIATAVKEEKDVAKLTMPSRLCSYVTAAFGPTIRPPIPDPNNMRDFVSYPTAGNERLHCTMKRTEDNPEVGGPCYTLYLEYLGGLVPILKGRRISKLRPEFVIMDPKMDGKTDDIYGNSLISAMIDSCNCSDSSDIELSDDWVGKKSPKISRGSKSPKMPRINIDPRKSPKLSRAAQEVSRSPRLPIRKPSIGSPSLTRREFPLDDITQQNYLAQVTSNIWGTKFKIVGLAAFLPTNLGAVIYKTSLLHLQPRQMTIYLPEVRKISMEYINLPVFSPNVFSEDEDDLPVTGPAGGSDDNPPCTVNIPIAPIHSPAQAMSPAQNIGLVQSLLANQNVQLDVLSNPTATSPGAAAAAAASAGSDQSQETMLTAQYTVPNRYSSPGQVIFGGLDMGRLTVGPSHSHHPSQQLQQLQHHQQLQHHQQQLQQQQQQQQLIQQQQQQQQMIQQQQQQQHMIQQQQQQQQQQMLQQQQQHQQMLQQQQQQQQHLQQQLQHMQQQQLQQHIQQQQIQQQMQQQQQHHQQLQQQLHIQIPVSSMSSGQISAATMLPSGTLQIQIPHPPPDLVLDRGVGGEHETLLKIKTTRSGPQLAEGDTLVFSAPLELSKMNPPPPYPGTVAAAVAAAAAAAAASMSASNAASNAPSGTVVGSTVTPPPGDLAKKGDFPLYPPGQQQGQYPTPLGYERITTFDSSGNVEEVCRPRTRLVCNQNVYNLQGPGSSSTLRVSSGEGKKIQLPYSSATLNRLTAPRYSIPSGDPPPYPDPANQNGGRNPGQKLDSSLIHATLRRNSREANLKVSQMMEPPRPLPPKAKNNSALAACYQQRVQTALYTCSQCSSGTSVGVTAPGSANGIAGGTIIRQDFPPGNGAPHSTVIVHSNSAMPLTSQSCYSLLSSLEPSGTAGVGGGGNRDCVDYVNSAFTEDDALNQSLRNLALGGADASGLVVKRPPPYQWDPSATEEVWVPQERTTTLNPTCHAGPHKPPPLILSPTQHLDVSRLPFVLSPKSPTTPSAAASFQAAAAAAGYQVSLQYPPVTAYPGAQLQPILGSPRPCSSPKEVVAPVPLSQQDATIVLPAGYPTNLTNLACCPLPPLYPGGSGLSIPPIALHTPWGTYNPCPPVPSPAVPLPPKASHMAVDKNVLSPPPPPPPPPPPPPRSEMQNHVGLQEAMAEPVEGYQEVLSLAESPVPPRSDKFSKKNRKRADGRAEEANVPPPAEGSKSKKEGRTLGDFNSLISSPRLGGRDKKKLKGPKEQLKAKKLNKATANSEFQDSSESEPELFISGDELLNQCQSGKKSWKSKRNLRAASELDEMKCRKANEKEDRGLGSQGFVYVMANKQPLWNEATQVYQLDFGGRVTQESAKNFQIELEGRQVMQFGRIDGNAYILDFQYPFSAVQAFAVALANVTQRLK, from the exons GTGGTTCTGGTGCGATGGAATGAGCCCTTCCAGAAGCTGGCCACCTGTGATACAGATGGCGGAATCTTTGTTTGGATCCAATATGAAGGCCGCTGGTCTGTGGAGTTGGTCAATGATCGTGGAGCTCAG GTGAGTGACTTTACATGGTCACATGATGGCACTCAGGCGCTCATCTCCTACCGCGATGGCTTTGTTCTGGTGGGCTCAGTCAGCGGGCAGAGGCATTGGTCTTCCGAAATCAACTTGGAAAGTCAGATCACCTGCGGTATCTGGACTCCTGACGACCAACAG GTTTTGTTTGGCACCGCCGACGGACAGGTGATAGTGATGGACTGCCACGGCCGCATGCTGGCCCACATTCTGCTGCATGAGTCGGACGGCATCGTCAGCATGTCCTGGAACTACCCCAGCTTCCTGGTAGAGGACAGCAGTGAGAGCGACACTGACTCGGATGACTATCCCCTGCAGCAAG TGCACAGCCACAAACCTCTGCTGACAGTCAGCTTCACCTCTGGAGACATTAGCCTAATGAACAACTATGATGACCTCTCACCCACACTTATCCGCACCGGCCTGAAAG ATGTGGTCGTCCAGTGGTGCTCGCAGGGGGATCTTCTTTCGGTGGCTGGCATGGAGAAGATGCTCCTCTCCCCTGACCCCTCTTGTCCTCCCCCTACCAGGAACGCCATTGTCAAGTTCTATAACGTCCGGGGTGAACACATCTACTCACTGGAAACACCAGCACAG CGCCCCATCACTACCCTTTGTTGGGGCCACAGGGACTCGCGTCTTTTCCTGGCGTGCGGCCCGGCGCTCTACGTTGTGCGTGTAGAGCACCGCGTCGCCAGCCTGCAGCTCCTTTGCCAGCAGGGCATCGCCACGGCGGTAAAGGAAGAGAAAGACGTGGCCAAGCTAACCATGCCGTCGCGTCTCTGTTCATACGTCACTGCCGCTTTCGGTCCCACAATTAGG CCGCCTATCCCTGATCCCAACAACATGCGTGACTTTGTCAGCTACCCGACAGCAGGCAACGAGCGTCTCCACTGTACAATGAAACGTACTGAGGACAACCCTGAGGTGGGGGGTCCCTGCTACACTCTGTACTTGGAGTACTTAGGGGGTCTAGTGCCAATCCTTAAAGGCCGGCGAATAAGTAAATTGCGTCCAGAGTTTGTCATTATGGACCCTAAAATGGATGGAAAAACAG ATGATATATATGGCAACAGTCTGATATCTGCAATGATTGACAGCTGCAATTGCTCAGACTCCAGTGACATCGAGCTCAGTGACGACTGGGTGGGAAAAAAGTCCCCAAAGATATCTAGGGGGAGTAAGTCCCCCAAAATGCCCAG AATCAACATTGATCCCAGGAAATCACCCAAACTCTCCCGCGCCGCCCAAGAGGTCTCCAGGTCACCCCGGTTACCCATACGAAAACCCTCCATCGGGTCACCAAGTCTGACACGGAGAGAATTTCCTTTAGATGACATTACCCAG CAAAACTACCTTGCTcaggtcacatcaaatatttgggGAACAAAATTCAAGATTGTTGGGCTTGCTGCCTTCTTGCCAACAAATCTTGGTGCAG TCATATACAAAACCAGCCTCCTCCACCTGCAGCCCAGACAGATGACAATCTACTTGCCGGAAGTGCGTAAGATCTCCATGGAGTACATCAATCTGCCTGTCTTCAGCCCCAACGTCTTCAGCGAGGATGAAGATGACCTGCCAGTCACTGGCCCAGCTGGTGGCTCTGATGACAACCCGCCCTGCACTGTCAACATCCCCATTGCACCCATCCACAGTCCCGCCCAGGCCATGTCCCCCGCCCAGAATATTGGTCTTGTCCAGTCCCTCCTAGCCAATCAAAATGTTCAGCTGGATGTTCTATCAAACCCCACAGCCACCTCCCCAGGGGCTGCTGCTGCTGCGGCTGCTTCTGCTGGTTCAGACCAAAGCCAAGAAACCATGCTTACAGCCCAGTACACAGTTCCTAACCGATACTCCAGTCCGGGTCAGGTCATCTTTGGAGGGCTGGACATGGGTCGCCTCACTGTAGGACCTTCACACTCTCATCATCCTTCACAGCAGTTACAGCAACTACAACACCATCAGCAACTACAGCATCAtcaacaacagctccagcagcagcagcagcaacaacagTTAAtccaacagcagcagcagcaacaacagATGATCcaacagcagcagcaacaacaacatatgatccaacaacagcagcagcaacagCAACAACAGATGCTCCAGCAGCAGCAACAGCATCAACAAATGCTCCagcaacaacagcagcagcaacagCATCTTCAGCAGCAGCTCCAACacatgcagcagcagcagctacaGCAACACATACAGCAACAACAAATACAACAGCAGAtgcaacaacagcagcagcaccACCAACAACTTCAGCAGCAGCTTCACATTCAAATCCCTGTTTCCTCTATGTCATCAGGACAGATTTCTGCAGCAACCATGCTTCCGTCGGGCACGCTGCAAATTCAAATTCCTCACCCACCTCCCGATTTGGTCCTAGACAGGGGTGTCGGGGGTGAACACGAGACTcttttgaaaataaagacaacacgtTCAGGTCCGCAGCTGGCCGAGGGAGACACATTGGTGTTCAGCGCACCGCTCGAGCTCAGCAAGATGAACCCACCTCCTCCTTATCCTGGAACTGTGGCTGCTGCTGTGGCAGCagccgcagcagcagcagctgctTCCATGTCGGCCTCCAATGCAGCCTCAAATGCTCCATCGGGAACAGTCGTAGGCTCCACTGTAACCCCCCCTCCTGGTGATCTTGCAAAGAAGGGGGACTTCCCACTTTACCCCCCTGGTCAGCAGCAAGGGCAGTATCCGACACCATTGGGCTATGAGAGGATAACTACCTTTGACAGCAGTGGGAATGTGGAAGAGGTTTGCCGTCCTCGAACCCGTCTTGTCTGTAATCAGAATGTCTACAACCTACAAGGACCCGGCAGCTCCTCCACTCTCAGGGTCAGCTCAGGAGAAGGCAAAAAGATCCAGCTACCCTACAGCTCGGCCACCCTTAACAGACTCACTGCACCTCGCTATTCCATACCGAGTGGAGACCCTCCCCCATATCCGGACCCGGCTAATCAGAATGGTGGGAGGAATCCTGGACAGAAGCTCGACAGTAGTCTGATTCATGCCACTCTCAGGAGGAACAGTCGAGAAGCAAACCTCAAAGTGTCCCAAATGATGGAACCGCCTAGACCGCTGCCGCCTAAAGCTAAAAATAATAGTGCACTAGCAGCCTGCTATCAGCAGAGGGTGCAAACAGCCTTATACACTTGTAGCCAGTGTAGCAGTGGGACCAGTGTTGGAGTCACAGCCCCAGGGAGCGCCAATGGAATAGCAGGGGGTACTATCATCAGACAAGATTTTCCTCCAGGGAATGGAGCGCCACATAGCACAGTTATCGTTCACTCCAACAGTGCCATGCCTCTGACCTCTCAGTCCTGTTACAGCCTGCTGAGCTCACTTGAACCATCTGGAACTGCAGGAGTAGGAGGCGGTGGAAACAGAGATTGTGTAGATTATGTAAATTCAGCTTTTACAGAGGATGACGCCCTGAATCAGTCGCTGAGGAATTTGGCTTTAGGAGGAGCTGATGCATCAGGGCTGGTTGTTAAACGCCCACCTCCCTATCAGTGGGACCCATCTGCCACAGAGGAAGTGTGGGTACCTCAGGAACGTACTACAACACTTAACCCCACCTGCCACGCAGGCCCACACAAACCACCTCCCCTTATTCTTAGCCCGACCCAACACTTGGATGTCTCCAGGCTGCCTTTTGTTCTGTCTCCAAAGTCTCCAACAACCCCCAGCGCTGCTGCCTCTTTTCAAGCTGCCGCCGCTGCAGCCGGTTACCAAGTTTCTCTTCAGTACCCGCCAGTCACTGCCTACCCTGGAGCCCAGCTTCAGCCCATCCTGGGGTCGCCACGCCCCTGCTCTTCCCCAAAGGAAGTGGTGGCTCCTGTTCCTCTCTCACAGCAGGATGCAACTATTGTTTTGCCTGCTGGTTACCCTACAAATCTAACTAATCTGGCCTGCTGCCCTCTACCGCCTCTGTACCCTGGAGGAAGCGGGCTTTCCATTCCTCCCATTGCCCTACACACACCGTGGGGTACATATAACCCGTGTCCTCCTGTTCCCAGTCCTGCTGTGCCCCTACCACCCAAAGCATCCCATATGGCTGTAGACAAAAATGTCCTCTCACCACCTCCTCCACCACCACCGCCGCCCCCTCCACCACCACGTTCAGAAATGCAGAACCATGTAGGATTGCAAGAAGCCATGGCAGAACCTGTGGAAGGTTACCAGGAGGTGCTATCCTTAGCTGAGAGCCCGGTGCCGCCCCGCTCAGACAAGTTCAGCAAGAAAAACCGTAAGAGGGCAGATGGTCGGGCCGAGGAGGCGAACGTTCCGCCTCCGGCTGAAGGGAGCAAGTCCAAAAAGGAGGGCAGGACTCTAGGGGATTTCAATTCTCTCATCTCTAGTCCTCGTCTTGGAGGGAGAGACAAAAAGAAGCTTAAGGGACCAAAGGAGCAGTTAAAAGCGAAGAAGCTGAACAAGGCCACCGCCAACAGCGAGTTCCAGGACAGCTCAGAAAGTGAGCCGGAGCTGTTCATCAGCGGCGACGAGCTTCTAAACCAGTGCCAGAGCGGAAAGAAAAGCTGGAAGAGTAAGAGGAACCTGAGGGCGGCCAGCGAGCTGGATGAGATGAAGTGTCGAAAGGCCAACGAGAAGGAAGACCGAGGGCTGGGCAGCCAGGGCTTTGTGTACGTCATGGCGAACAAGCAACCACTGTGGAATGAAGCAACGCAAGTGTATCAGCTGGACTTTGGTGGGCGCGTCACACAGGAGTCTGCCAAGAACTTTCAGATTGAACTTGAGGGCAGGCAG GTGATGCAGTTTGGGCGGATCGACGGCAATGCCTACATCCTTGACTTTCAGTATCCCTTCTCTGCTGTGCAAGCCTTTGCAGTGGCTCTGGCGAACGTCACACAACGTCTCAAATGA